The Nitrospira tepida genome includes a window with the following:
- a CDS encoding YHS domain-containing (seleno)protein: MTHIRGGGLVKLASSTVGMMAAICLICAGAMAGEFYEPGGVAIRGYDPVAYFEERRPVKGSSTWTAQFQGSTFYFASAANRDAFTADPERYAPQYGGFCAFGAAKGYKAKTDPDAFSLVNGKLYLNYSLNVRALWQEDIPGYIAKGDKNWPDVRKTTRVRE; this comes from the coding sequence ATGACGCATATTCGAGGGGGAGGGCTCGTGAAGCTCGCGTCGAGTACAGTGGGCATGATGGCGGCAATCTGCCTGATTTGCGCGGGTGCGATGGCCGGCGAGTTTTACGAGCCAGGCGGGGTGGCCATTCGTGGCTATGATCCGGTTGCTTATTTCGAGGAGCGCCGCCCGGTCAAGGGGAGTTCGACCTGGACGGCTCAATTCCAGGGTTCGACCTTTTATTTCGCTTCGGCTGCGAATCGCGACGCCTTCACGGCTGACCCCGAACGCTATGCTCCCCAATACGGAGGCTTTTGCGCGTTCGGCGCCGCCAAGGGCTATAAGGCCAAGACCGATCCCGATGCGTTCAGCCTGGTGAACGGCAAGCTCTATTTGAACTACAGCTTGAATGTGCGAGCACTGTGGCAAGAGGATATCCCCGGGTATATTGCGAAGGGCGACAAGAATTGGCCCGACGTCCGGAAAACCACAAGGGTCCGCGAGTGA
- a CDS encoding sigma-54-dependent Fis family transcriptional regulator, whose product MPSVPSPEAQDQEGHSSPAPKQAEPILIRSHEQLEQELLKRNEELMKTSAVLREIVEGVESEVGEPFFSSLVQRLATALEVDYAYLSHISDDGRTFRSRAGWGKGRPLPPFEVPARGPCETVLTRKVVHHPEGLRALYPQVQLIQDIGVESYCGLPIVDTSDRVVGHLAIMDSRPMPDPVRATSILGIFATRAAAEFERLAIEARARKGDLLLRRIDEGTAAVVGEQFFQSLTQNLAAALGVRYAFVSEMTEPARRVRTLAFWTGEGFADNFEYELDGTPCQGVFRGEICHFEKDVQSLFPRDQDLVKLGAQSYLAVPLMSPNGKVLGHLAALDVKPMPLTAEDLSIFKIFGSRAGAELERKQLEAAMRRSDLMLRKIDEGTAATTGSDFFRSLVKSLAEALQTKYAFVSKFVPGTSLRVVTLAFWKGDGFLDNFEYDVPHTPCEEVLSGRICLFANRVQDLFPHHRQELAKLGVESYLAIPVTDRAGTVMGHLAVMDTKPMQDDPRVFSLFKVFGVRAGAELERARLEAQIMESEERLRDLFDEAPIAYVNEGLDTKFIRANRTALKTLGITADQVEGTYGRTFIPGTPEAQRRLKEALESIGRGTDTSGVVLELRRKDNGKPLWIQWWSRPDPSGTYTRTMFLDITERVLMEQEKARLEAQNTYLQEEIKGSHNFEELIGSSPALTKVLKNVERVAPTDSTVLITGETGTGKELIARAIHNVSPRRTKPLVKVNCAAIPSGLIESELFGHEKGAFTGALSRKIGRFELADKGTIFLDEIGELPLDLQSKLLRVLQEGEFERVGGSQTFKVNVRVIAATNRDLEQQVRAGHFRSDLYYRLNVFPIHLPPLREREGDIPLLVQFFTRRFAVQQGKRIERIPERMMAALQRYHWPGNIRELEHVVERAVILSEGPELEPIEWLTAGVSQSRIDKVLTLEELEREHIRTVLEQTNWRVSGEKGAASLLGLKPTTLEARMKKLGIARPA is encoded by the coding sequence ATGCCGTCGGTACCGTCGCCCGAAGCCCAGGACCAGGAAGGTCACTCATCACCAGCCCCCAAACAGGCCGAACCCATCCTCATCCGATCTCACGAGCAATTGGAGCAGGAACTCCTCAAACGCAATGAGGAGCTGATGAAAACCAGCGCCGTCCTTCGTGAGATCGTCGAGGGGGTGGAGTCGGAGGTCGGCGAGCCCTTCTTCTCCTCGCTGGTCCAACGGCTGGCGACGGCGTTGGAAGTCGACTACGCCTATCTTTCCCATATCAGCGACGACGGCAGGACCTTTCGCTCGCGGGCCGGTTGGGGCAAGGGCCGACCCCTGCCGCCGTTCGAGGTGCCGGCGCGCGGCCCCTGCGAAACCGTGCTCACGCGCAAAGTCGTCCACCATCCGGAAGGCCTGCGGGCCCTCTATCCCCAGGTGCAACTCATCCAGGACATCGGCGTGGAGAGTTACTGCGGCCTGCCGATCGTGGATACATCGGATCGGGTCGTAGGACACTTGGCCATCATGGATTCCCGGCCGATGCCCGATCCGGTGCGCGCCACCTCGATCCTCGGCATCTTTGCGACGAGGGCCGCGGCGGAGTTCGAACGGTTGGCGATCGAGGCGCGGGCTCGGAAGGGCGACCTCCTGTTGCGCCGCATCGACGAGGGCACGGCGGCGGTGGTCGGGGAGCAGTTTTTCCAATCGCTGACGCAGAATCTGGCGGCGGCGCTCGGCGTGCGCTATGCGTTCGTCTCGGAGATGACGGAGCCCGCGCGCCGAGTGCGCACGCTGGCCTTTTGGACAGGGGAAGGATTCGCCGACAATTTCGAATATGAATTGGACGGGACACCCTGCCAGGGCGTCTTTCGCGGCGAGATCTGTCACTTCGAGAAGGACGTGCAGTCCCTGTTTCCTCGCGATCAGGACTTGGTGAAGCTGGGCGCGCAGAGTTATTTGGCCGTGCCCTTGATGAGTCCAAACGGGAAGGTGTTGGGCCATCTGGCGGCATTGGACGTCAAGCCGATGCCGCTCACGGCGGAGGATCTCTCCATCTTCAAGATTTTCGGTTCGCGCGCGGGCGCCGAACTTGAGCGCAAGCAGCTCGAAGCGGCGATGCGCCGGAGCGACCTCATGCTGCGGAAGATCGACGAAGGAACCGCGGCGACGACGGGATCGGACTTCTTCAGAAGCCTAGTGAAGAGCCTGGCCGAGGCCCTCCAGACGAAGTACGCGTTCGTCTCGAAGTTCGTGCCCGGCACCAGCTTGCGCGTGGTGACGCTGGCCTTCTGGAAGGGGGACGGCTTCCTGGACAATTTCGAGTACGACGTGCCCCATACCCCCTGCGAAGAGGTCCTGAGCGGGAGGATCTGTCTGTTTGCGAACCGGGTGCAGGACCTGTTTCCGCACCATCGTCAGGAACTGGCCAAGTTGGGAGTGGAAAGCTATCTGGCCATCCCCGTCACGGACCGGGCCGGCACGGTCATGGGCCATCTCGCCGTCATGGACACGAAGCCGATGCAGGACGATCCGCGCGTGTTCTCGCTGTTCAAAGTCTTCGGAGTCCGGGCGGGGGCCGAACTGGAACGGGCTCGGCTGGAAGCGCAGATCATGGAGAGCGAGGAGCGGCTCCGCGACCTGTTCGATGAGGCGCCCATTGCCTATGTGAACGAAGGGCTCGACACCAAGTTCATTCGGGCCAATCGCACGGCTCTCAAGACTCTGGGCATCACGGCGGACCAGGTCGAGGGCACTTACGGGAGGACCTTCATCCCGGGCACGCCCGAGGCCCAGCGACGCCTGAAGGAGGCGCTGGAGTCCATCGGCCGGGGCACCGATACGAGCGGCGTCGTGCTCGAGCTGCGCCGCAAGGACAACGGCAAGCCGCTCTGGATCCAATGGTGGTCGCGCCCGGACCCGAGCGGCACCTACACGCGCACGATGTTCCTGGACATCACGGAGCGCGTGCTGATGGAGCAGGAAAAGGCCCGATTGGAGGCGCAGAACACCTATCTGCAGGAGGAGATCAAGGGAAGCCACAATTTCGAAGAACTCATCGGCTCCTCGCCGGCGCTTACGAAGGTGTTGAAGAACGTGGAGCGGGTGGCGCCGACCGACTCGACGGTGCTCATTACCGGAGAGACAGGCACCGGAAAGGAGCTGATCGCGCGGGCGATCCACAATGTGAGCCCCAGGAGGACCAAGCCGCTCGTCAAGGTCAACTGCGCGGCGATTCCCTCCGGCTTGATCGAAAGCGAGCTGTTCGGCCACGAGAAGGGGGCGTTCACCGGGGCCTTGAGCCGGAAGATCGGGCGATTCGAGTTGGCCGACAAGGGCACGATCTTTCTCGATGAAATCGGGGAGCTGCCGCTGGATCTCCAATCCAAGCTGCTTCGGGTCTTGCAGGAAGGCGAGTTCGAGCGCGTCGGCGGCTCGCAGACCTTCAAGGTCAACGTGCGCGTGATCGCCGCCACGAACCGTGATCTGGAACAGCAGGTCCGGGCCGGCCACTTCCGATCCGATCTCTATTACCGGCTGAACGTGTTCCCGATTCACCTGCCTCCACTGCGGGAGCGTGAGGGAGATATTCCGCTCCTGGTGCAGTTTTTCACGCGGCGCTTCGCGGTCCAGCAGGGCAAGAGGATCGAGCGGATTCCGGAGCGGATGATGGCGGCGCTCCAGCGTTACCACTGGCCGGGGAACATCCGGGAACTGGAGCATGTCGTGGAGCGTGCCGTCATCCTCAGCGAAGGGCCTGAATTGGAGCCGATCGAGTGGCTGACCGCGGGTGTGTCGCAGTCTCGTATCGACAAGGTTCTGACGCTCGAAGAATTGGAACGGGAGCACATTCGCACGGTGCTCGAACAGACCAACTGGCGCGTGAGCGGCGAGAAGGGCGCGGCCAGTTTGCTCGGGCTCAAACCCACCACCCTCGAAGCCCGCATGAAGAAGCTCGGCATCGCCAGACCTGCCTGA
- a CDS encoding mercuric reductase: protein MQTLLMNTPETSREPVTVQPMDEHNITLVNNVHPSDWVNPQPQGKYNIVVIGAGTAGLVTAVIAAGVGAKVALIERHLMGGDCLNVGCVPSKGMIRAATAWADVKRAAEFGLHIPPGIKYDFGAAMARMRKLRARISRTDSAHRYKGLGVDVYIGDAKFLGEDRIEVVGRAGNRSLQFAKAAICTGARASDPPVPGLREAGYLTNETVFTLTDLPPRLGVIGAGPIGCELAQAFARFGSQVYLIEAMHGIMPNEDRDAAEIVLKSMQRDGVTLLCCGKDLKVGKTEGGKRLAVDSHGRHYDVTVDEILVGVGRTPNVEGLGLEAVGVEYDQAGVKVNERLQTTNPRIYAAGDICSRYKFTHAADAMAQIVIQNALFPHPLGLGYASAESLIMPWCTFTEPEVAHVGLYEEEAKKKGIEVETYTYKLDEVDRAILDGQDEGFARVHIQKGSDKILGATVVAAHAGDMIGEFSVLMKAGAGAKTLASTIHPYPTQAEVNKKAVTLWRKAHFTPRTKALLTKLFAWMRR, encoded by the coding sequence ATGCAGACCTTACTGATGAATACCCCTGAAACCAGCCGTGAGCCTGTCACCGTCCAGCCGATGGACGAACACAACATCACGTTGGTGAACAACGTGCATCCGTCGGATTGGGTCAATCCGCAACCACAAGGGAAGTACAACATTGTCGTCATCGGCGCCGGCACCGCCGGGCTCGTGACCGCCGTGATCGCCGCCGGCGTGGGAGCCAAGGTGGCCTTGATCGAACGGCACCTGATGGGCGGCGACTGTCTGAACGTGGGCTGCGTGCCCTCCAAGGGGATGATCCGGGCCGCGACCGCCTGGGCTGATGTCAAGCGGGCCGCAGAGTTCGGCCTGCACATTCCCCCCGGCATCAAATATGACTTCGGCGCGGCCATGGCCCGGATGAGGAAGCTGCGCGCCAGGATCAGCCGCACGGACTCCGCGCATCGCTATAAGGGCCTGGGGGTGGATGTCTACATCGGCGATGCCAAGTTTCTCGGAGAGGATCGTATCGAAGTCGTTGGACGGGCCGGAAACCGGAGCTTGCAGTTCGCCAAGGCGGCCATCTGCACCGGCGCGCGGGCGTCGGATCCACCGGTTCCAGGATTACGCGAGGCAGGCTACCTGACCAACGAAACGGTGTTCACGTTGACGGATCTGCCGCCACGGCTCGGCGTGATCGGGGCCGGTCCGATCGGCTGCGAGCTGGCGCAGGCCTTTGCGCGATTCGGCAGTCAGGTCTATTTGATCGAGGCCATGCACGGCATTATGCCGAACGAGGACCGGGATGCCGCGGAGATCGTGCTCAAGTCCATGCAGCGTGACGGGGTCACGCTGCTCTGCTGTGGGAAGGACCTCAAGGTTGGGAAGACGGAGGGCGGGAAGCGCCTGGCCGTGGATTCGCACGGGCGACATTACGATGTCACAGTGGACGAGATCCTGGTCGGGGTCGGCAGGACGCCGAACGTGGAGGGGCTGGGGCTGGAAGCGGTCGGGGTCGAGTATGACCAGGCCGGCGTCAAAGTGAACGAGCGCCTTCAAACCACCAACCCGCGAATCTATGCCGCAGGCGACATCTGCTCGCGCTACAAGTTCACCCATGCGGCCGACGCCATGGCCCAGATCGTGATCCAGAATGCGCTGTTTCCCCATCCGCTCGGGCTGGGATATGCCAGCGCGGAGTCGCTCATCATGCCCTGGTGCACCTTTACCGAGCCGGAGGTGGCGCACGTCGGGCTCTACGAAGAAGAGGCGAAAAAGAAAGGCATCGAGGTCGAAACCTATACCTACAAATTGGACGAGGTGGACCGGGCCATTCTCGACGGGCAGGACGAGGGGTTCGCGCGGGTGCATATTCAGAAAGGGTCCGACAAGATTCTGGGCGCGACGGTCGTGGCGGCCCATGCAGGCGACATGATCGGCGAGTTTTCGGTCCTCATGAAAGCCGGGGCCGGGGCCAAGACGCTTGCCTCGACCATCCATCCCTATCCGACCCAGGCCGAGGTCAACAAGAAGGCGGTGACTTTGTGGCGCAAGGCCCACTTCACGCCCCGGACCAAGGCCCTGCTCACGAAACTGTTTGCCTGGATGCGGCGGTAG
- a CDS encoding cytochrome ubiquinol oxidase subunit I, with the protein MASALLYDRLQFAFTATFHYLFPQLTMGLALLLLYVRTKALRSGAAHDHAVARFWTKIFALSFAFGVVTGIPLEFQFGTNWARFSTYAGGVIGQTLAMEGLFAFFLESSFLGVLLFGEGRFSERLQWAAALLLFIGSWLSGFFILATNSWMQHPVAYTTGTDGRVHVDSLLDLLTNPWLLWQYTHNMTAAVVTASLAMAAVGAFYLLSGRDIAYGRTFVRTGVVAGAIASCLMVFPTGHGNAKQVFEHQPVKGAAMEGLFRTERGAGLLLVGQPNMETMTIDNPLEIPSALSFLVYDELYAQVKGLDAFSRELWPDNIPLLYYSYHVMVGLGTIFIAVMGGSLLMLCRGRLYDARWWLWSLMLLAPFPWIATTAGWMTAELGRQPWLVYGLMRTADGTSPLVHSGNALFTLLGFMGLYLLLGLLFTLLVIETIWHGPDHHASEPAPALSPVPQGGGT; encoded by the coding sequence ATGGCGAGCGCACTTCTCTACGATCGGCTGCAATTCGCCTTCACGGCGACGTTTCACTATCTGTTTCCTCAGCTCACGATGGGGCTGGCCCTGCTGCTCCTGTATGTGAGGACGAAGGCCTTGCGGAGCGGCGCCGCGCACGATCACGCGGTCGCTCGTTTCTGGACCAAAATATTCGCCCTGAGCTTTGCCTTCGGCGTGGTGACCGGCATCCCGCTGGAATTTCAGTTCGGGACCAACTGGGCGAGGTTTTCCACCTACGCGGGCGGCGTGATCGGCCAGACCTTGGCCATGGAAGGCCTGTTCGCGTTCTTCCTGGAATCGTCGTTCCTCGGGGTTCTGCTGTTCGGTGAGGGCCGATTCAGCGAGCGCCTCCAATGGGCGGCGGCTTTGTTGCTGTTCATCGGATCGTGGCTCTCCGGGTTCTTCATTTTGGCGACCAACTCCTGGATGCAACATCCGGTCGCCTATACGACGGGCACCGACGGCCGGGTCCATGTGGACAGCCTCCTGGACCTTCTGACGAATCCCTGGCTCCTGTGGCAGTACACGCACAATATGACAGCGGCTGTCGTGACCGCCTCGCTGGCGATGGCCGCCGTGGGCGCCTTCTATCTATTGTCCGGCCGCGACATCGCCTATGGGCGGACCTTCGTGAGGACCGGCGTCGTGGCGGGCGCCATCGCCTCCTGCCTCATGGTCTTTCCCACCGGCCACGGCAACGCGAAGCAGGTGTTCGAGCATCAGCCGGTCAAGGGCGCGGCGATGGAAGGGTTGTTCCGAACCGAACGTGGGGCCGGCCTGTTGCTGGTGGGACAGCCCAATATGGAAACGATGACCATCGACAACCCGCTGGAAATCCCGAGCGCGCTCAGCTTTCTCGTCTATGACGAGCTTTATGCGCAGGTAAAGGGGCTCGATGCGTTCTCCCGCGAGCTCTGGCCCGACAACATTCCGCTCCTCTATTACTCATACCACGTGATGGTCGGACTCGGGACGATCTTCATCGCGGTCATGGGAGGATCGCTGCTGATGCTTTGCCGGGGGAGGCTCTATGACGCGCGATGGTGGCTGTGGAGCCTGATGCTGCTGGCGCCGTTTCCCTGGATTGCGACCACCGCCGGCTGGATGACGGCTGAGCTCGGGCGACAGCCTTGGCTCGTCTACGGCTTGATGCGAACCGCCGATGGAACGTCCCCGTTGGTGCATTCCGGGAACGCGCTCTTCACATTGTTGGGATTCATGGGGCTGTACCTGCTGCTCGGCCTGCTGTTCACCTTGCTGGTGATTGAAACGATCTGGCATGGGCCGGATCATCATGCTTCGGAACCGGCGCCGGCTCTCTCGCCGGTCCCACAGGGCGGCGGGACCTGA
- a CDS encoding RNA polymerase sigma factor: MPESRAEESSGDRPDDPSPAASPVPPDEQELVLALAAGEEGAFAKLVHQYQKPLFRQALAYVSSEAVAEEVVQETWLAVMDGIKRFEGRSSFKTWLYQILIHKAKSAGVKESRQIPFSAMAGLDDESDGMPPEAQGSEAVAREAAGGPWTMGVADEDTPEDQMLAEECRREITRAMRALPPAQRRVMELYHFEELTSEEVCRRLKISESNKHVLLHRGRNQVKKAVDGYFAGDRRRTNTVRQIYRLGLAA; this comes from the coding sequence ATGCCCGAAAGCCGAGCGGAGGAATCAAGCGGGGATCGGCCGGATGATCCGAGCCCGGCTGCCTCCCCTGTGCCACCGGACGAGCAGGAGTTGGTGTTGGCCTTGGCCGCCGGCGAAGAGGGGGCGTTCGCGAAGCTCGTCCATCAGTACCAGAAGCCCCTGTTTCGCCAAGCGCTGGCTTATGTGTCGAGCGAGGCGGTGGCGGAGGAAGTCGTGCAGGAGACTTGGCTGGCGGTCATGGACGGCATCAAGCGGTTTGAAGGCCGGTCGTCGTTCAAGACCTGGCTCTATCAGATCCTCATCCACAAGGCCAAGTCGGCGGGTGTGAAGGAGTCCCGACAGATCCCGTTCTCCGCGATGGCCGGCCTGGATGACGAGTCGGACGGGATGCCTCCGGAGGCCCAGGGAAGCGAGGCCGTGGCCCGCGAGGCGGCCGGCGGTCCCTGGACGATGGGCGTGGCGGACGAAGACACCCCCGAGGATCAGATGTTGGCCGAGGAGTGCCGGCGTGAGATCACGCGCGCCATGCGGGCCTTGCCGCCGGCCCAGCGACGGGTGATGGAACTCTACCACTTCGAGGAGTTGACGTCGGAAGAGGTCTGCCGGCGGTTGAAGATCAGTGAAAGCAATAAACACGTGCTGCTGCACCGGGGCCGCAATCAGGTAAAGAAAGCCGTGGACGGGTACTTTGCGGGGGACCGGCGCCGGACCAATACGGTGCGGCAGATCTACCGGTTGGGGTTGGCCGCGTAG
- a CDS encoding DUF3047 domain-containing protein, with translation MGMTWPIASAALLSLAAVVSAETPVLLEVGLFSQAGERDGLPAGWKPLTFKNVPKPTQYGLVKDGETLVVKAVSEAAASGLIREIRIDPNEYPIVQWRWKVANVLQEGDVTKKSGDDYPARLYITFEYDPERAGLFEKAKYQAAKAIFGPDVPFRALNYIWESKAAKGSIIPNPYTDWTMMVVVESGTARLNQWITEERNLAEDFRRAFNEPPLMISGVAIMTDTDNTKEQATAYYGDILFKKALP, from the coding sequence ATGGGCATGACGTGGCCCATCGCGTCCGCCGCCCTGCTCAGCCTTGCAGCCGTGGTGTCAGCGGAGACTCCGGTCTTGCTGGAGGTCGGCTTGTTTTCGCAGGCCGGCGAGCGTGACGGCCTGCCCGCCGGGTGGAAGCCGCTGACGTTCAAGAACGTTCCCAAGCCCACTCAGTACGGATTGGTGAAGGACGGGGAGACCCTCGTGGTCAAGGCCGTCTCGGAAGCGGCGGCGAGCGGCCTGATCAGGGAGATCAGGATCGATCCCAACGAATATCCGATCGTGCAGTGGCGCTGGAAGGTCGCCAACGTGCTGCAAGAGGGCGATGTGACCAAGAAGAGCGGTGACGACTATCCGGCGCGCCTGTACATCACGTTTGAATATGATCCGGAGCGGGCGGGCCTGTTTGAGAAGGCCAAGTATCAAGCGGCGAAAGCCATCTTCGGCCCGGATGTGCCCTTTCGCGCGCTGAACTATATCTGGGAAAGCAAAGCGGCCAAGGGCAGCATCATCCCGAACCCCTACACCGATTGGACGATGATGGTCGTCGTGGAAAGCGGCACGGCCCGTCTCAATCAGTGGATCACGGAGGAGCGGAATCTCGCCGAGGACTTCAGGCGGGCCTTCAACGAGCCTCCCTTGATGATCTCGGGCGTGGCGATCATGACCGATACCGACAATACCAAGGAACAGGCCACGGCCTACTACGGCGACATCCTGTTCAAGAAAGCCCTCCCGTGA
- a CDS encoding glucose 1-dehydrogenase gives MKAVAVIPGQPNSLHLAELSKPSVHDIPHGRGVLVQVLRVGVDGTDKEINAAEYGQAPPGEEFLVIGHECVGRVVEVGMNVSELAPGDYVVPTVRRPGLSLYDQIGQYDMTTDDTYYERGINLRHGYLTEYFAEDPEYLVKIPAGLKDVAVLLEPASIVEKGLVQAYETQRRLKIWRPKCAAVLGAGTVGLLAALSLRMKGLQVTAFGRSKPPYRNAELLEEIGVRYVSTQDVSITAAAKQAGPFDLMFEATGAAQIVFEAMECLGKNGVLILASVTGGSKKIEVPADMINLGFVLGNKVAIGTVNANREYFEAGVYDFSRAQVEYPGWLSKLLTHPVEGLDQYRRMMKLLTEEKGAIKVYVNVASD, from the coding sequence ATGAAAGCCGTCGCCGTGATCCCCGGACAACCGAACTCCCTCCATCTGGCCGAACTGTCGAAACCGTCGGTGCATGATATCCCGCACGGGCGAGGCGTGCTCGTGCAGGTCTTGCGGGTCGGCGTGGATGGAACGGACAAGGAGATCAACGCCGCCGAGTACGGGCAGGCTCCGCCGGGCGAAGAATTTCTGGTGATCGGGCACGAGTGTGTCGGCCGGGTCGTGGAGGTCGGGATGAACGTGTCGGAGTTGGCTCCCGGCGACTATGTCGTGCCGACCGTGCGTCGTCCCGGCCTGAGCCTCTACGATCAAATCGGCCAGTACGACATGACGACCGACGATACCTACTATGAACGGGGCATCAATCTCCGCCACGGCTATTTGACGGAATACTTCGCCGAAGATCCGGAATATCTCGTCAAGATTCCCGCAGGGCTCAAGGATGTGGCCGTGCTGTTGGAGCCTGCGTCGATCGTCGAGAAGGGCCTTGTCCAGGCCTACGAGACACAGCGCCGGTTGAAGATCTGGAGGCCCAAATGCGCCGCCGTGCTCGGAGCCGGGACCGTGGGATTGTTGGCGGCCCTGTCGTTGCGGATGAAGGGGCTTCAGGTCACGGCCTTCGGCCGGTCGAAGCCGCCCTATCGCAATGCCGAACTGCTGGAGGAGATCGGCGTCCGTTACGTTTCCACGCAGGACGTCTCGATCACGGCCGCGGCGAAGCAGGCGGGGCCGTTCGATCTCATGTTCGAGGCGACCGGCGCGGCGCAGATCGTCTTTGAGGCCATGGAATGCCTGGGCAAGAACGGCGTGCTGATTCTGGCGAGCGTGACGGGCGGGTCGAAGAAGATCGAGGTTCCCGCCGACATGATCAATCTTGGCTTTGTGCTCGGCAACAAGGTGGCCATCGGGACCGTGAACGCAAACCGGGAGTACTTCGAAGCCGGGGTCTACGATTTTTCACGGGCCCAGGTGGAATATCCAGGCTGGCTCTCCAAGCTGCTGACCCATCCGGTGGAAGGGCTGGACCAGTATCGCCGGATGATGAAGCTGCTGACCGAGGAGAAAGGCGCGATCAAGGTCTATGTCAATGTGGCAAGCGATTGA
- a CDS encoding STAS domain-containing protein has translation MLRITNRTAGRRALLVLEGRLVGEWVQVLKEECAARAKKGRDLSLDLSGLTFVDQDGIALLRQLKGLNASFIECPAFVAALCRTRGDGHAEGHSENDWSSNLRQADARKPSGGIKRGSAG, from the coding sequence ATGCTCCGGATCACGAACAGGACAGCGGGCCGGAGGGCGCTGCTGGTTCTCGAAGGGAGGCTCGTGGGGGAATGGGTCCAGGTGCTCAAGGAGGAGTGCGCGGCGCGGGCCAAGAAGGGGCGCGATCTCTCCCTGGATCTGTCGGGTCTCACGTTCGTGGATCAAGACGGCATTGCATTGCTGAGGCAACTCAAGGGACTCAACGCGTCATTCATCGAGTGTCCGGCGTTCGTCGCGGCGCTCTGTCGAACAAGGGGGGACGGCCATGCTGAGGGTCATTCGGAGAACGACTGGTCAAGCAACCTTCGTCAAGCTGATGCCCGAAAGCCGAGCGGAGGAATCAAGCGGGGATCGGCCGGATGA
- a CDS encoding TVP38/TMEM64 family protein yields MIRDNAMSNVPAQARTSSPPSTSGRMILLLLIAVGIGAFFYFDLGRFLSLDALKANRDHLLAFAEMNAGVAAVLFVATYVVVTGLSLPGAVILTLAGGFLFGSLFGTLLVNIGATTGATLAFLAARYLLRDWVEQKFGSKLGAIQEGFANNAFSYLMTLRLIPLFPFFLVNMVSGLTRVSVGTYVAATALGIIPGSFVYAYAGRQLGTINSLKEIASPNVLLAFTLLGLLAMVPVLYKKVAAKRA; encoded by the coding sequence ATGATACGCGATAACGCCATGTCGAACGTGCCGGCCCAAGCCAGGACTTCCTCCCCGCCGTCCACTTCAGGAAGGATGATCCTATTGCTGCTGATTGCGGTGGGAATCGGCGCCTTCTTCTACTTCGATCTCGGACGGTTCCTGTCGCTCGATGCGCTGAAAGCCAACCGCGACCATCTACTGGCGTTTGCGGAGATGAACGCCGGCGTGGCGGCGGTCCTGTTTGTTGCGACCTATGTGGTTGTGACGGGCCTGTCGCTCCCGGGCGCGGTGATCTTGACCCTGGCCGGAGGCTTTCTCTTCGGGAGCCTCTTCGGGACCCTGCTGGTGAACATCGGCGCCACCACCGGCGCCACCTTGGCCTTTCTGGCCGCCCGCTACCTGCTCCGGGATTGGGTCGAACAGAAGTTTGGGAGCAAGCTCGGTGCCATTCAGGAGGGGTTCGCGAACAACGCCTTCAGCTACCTGATGACGTTGCGATTGATTCCGCTCTTTCCGTTTTTTCTCGTCAACATGGTCTCGGGTCTGACCAGGGTCAGCGTCGGTACCTATGTGGCGGCCACGGCCTTGGGCATCATTCCCGGTAGCTTCGTCTATGCCTATGCCGGCCGGCAGTTGGGCACGATCAACTCGCTGAAGGAGATCGCCTCGCCGAACGTGCTGCTGGCGTTCACGTTGCTGGGCCTCCTGGCGATGGTGCCGGTTCTCTACAAGAAGGTTGCCGCCAAGCGGGCCTGA